A window from Citrus sinensis cultivar Valencia sweet orange chromosome 5, DVS_A1.0, whole genome shotgun sequence encodes these proteins:
- the LOC102622421 gene encoding uncharacterized protein LOC102622421, with the protein MAIGQEISSVKRGLPPAHYTLEIKKYSQLSKAVADRYESAIFKTKNESQECNWRLILYPNGNKKGQGTGHISLYLALDESTYFPNNPWEVFVNFTFFVQDRIKNEYLAIRYDDGAVIRLHSMKRECGIDKLIPLQAFKEPSNGYLVDDSCVFGAEIFVIKPTGKGEALSIVKVPAQAGNILRWKIPNFSDLRDPEYYSSEFNAGGREWRIVICPMGDDKDDKAKGNYLSFYIRLQGSDDIFQSKRKLYAEYKMRVLDHPRIRIDEQRSSCWFSSEIRESGYPCFMSLDSLHKGGYLYGDTLIIEVEFLIVSVVKDQK; encoded by the exons ATGGCTATAGGGCAAG aaaTTTCAAGTGTTAAAAGAGGTCTTCCACCAGCTCACTACACGCTAGAAATAAAGAAGTACTCACAACTATCAAAGGCAGTTGCAGACAGATATGAATCTGCCATATTTAAAACCAAAAATGAATCCCAAGAATGCAACTG GAGATTGATTCTATACCCAAATGGGAACAAAAAAGGGCAAGGGACTGGCCATATTTCACTTTATTTGGCACTAGATGAAAGCACTTATTTTCCTAATAATCCTTGGGAGGTTTTTGTTAACTTCACATTCTTTGTCCAAGACCGTATCAAGAACGAGTACCTGGCGATCCGGT ATGATGATGGGGCAGTAATACGTTTACATAGTATGAAGAGAGAATGCGGTATTGACAAATTAATTCCTCTTCAAGCTTTCAAAGAACCTTCTAATGGATATCTTGTTGACGATTCTTGTGTATTTGGAGCTgagatttttgttattaagcCTACTGGCAAAGGAGAAGCCCTTTCCATTGTTAAGGTACCTGCTCAAGCTGGAAATATTCTCCGATGGAAAATCCCCAATTTCTCAGATTTAAGAGATCCCGAGTACTACTCTAGCGAGTTTAATGCTGGAGGAAGAGAATG GAGAATTGTGATTTGCCCAATGGGAGATGATAAAGATGATAAAGCAAAGGGAAATTATCTATCATTTTACATAAGACTGCAAGGTTCGGACGATATCTTCCAATCTAAGAGGAAGTTGTACGCTGAATACAAGATGCGGGTCCTAGACCATCCTCGGATCAGAATAGACGAACAAAGAA GCAGCTGTTGGTTTTCAAGTGAAATTCGGGAGAGCGGTTACCCCTGTTTTATGTCGCTTGATAGTCTTCATAAAGGAGGATATCTTTATGGTGATACTTTGATCATTGAAGTAGAATTTCTTATCGTTTCTGTGGTTAAGGATCAaaaatag